The Mucilaginibacter rubeus genomic interval AATAGTGCTGCCATGAGGATAGACCGCCTGCGTAGTATTATAACGTGCAAGCCTGGTAATTTCATCATTACCTAATATCGAAAGTTTGCCTACGGTTTGAGCAGGATGCGCAAGCACTTCGTTAATGATATTATTGAAATGATTTGCCATACGACCTATGGTATCACGATTAAAAAGGGCGCCGCAAAACTCAAAACCCGCTTTGAGCAAAGTGCCATCATCAAAAATCTCCAACGAAAGATCGTACTTAGATATACCCGGGTCAAAAGCGTAATTTGTGACAGATAAGTTTTTCGTGCTCATTAAACCATCAACCATATTTTGAAAAACAAACATGGTATCAAACAGTTGGTTACGGCTGGTATCCCTTGTAGCGGCGGCTAATTTCACCTGCTCATCAAATGCAAATTCTTTATGTACCAATGCCTGGGCCATATTGTGAGCCTCGATTCTTAAGGTCTCTATTACCGATATATTACTGTTTAAAGGCTGTCTGATAGCAAGATTATTAACCATCATACCAAATACGTCCAGAAAATCCGGATGATTACGCACAGCTACCGGTATGCCTATCACGATATCGCTTTGGCCGGTATATTTATAAAGCAGTATTTTGTATAGTGTAAACAGCAGCACATGCAGTGTACAGTTTTGCTGTTTGGCCAGCATTGTTAGCCGGCGCCTTTGAAGGTCATCTATTTTAAAAAACAAACGTTCGCCCCGATAGTCAAAATGTGGCGGACGGGCATGATCAGCCGGGAGGTTTAATACCGGCCAATCACCGGACGTTTTTTCCGCCCAGTAATCAACAGCTTTGGGGCGGACAGTTTTATTTCTCTCAGCTTCGTATGCAATATAGTCGCGGTATTGCGTTGCCGCGATAAGCGAGCCACCATCAATCAGGGTTAACAGTTCTTGAACAAAGTTGTTAACAGATACACCATCAGCTACGATATGATGAAAATCTAAAAGAAGAATATGCCTGGCCTTACTTATTTTAAGCAACGTAAACCTGAACAAGGTATCATTATGCAGGTTAAATGGCTTAACATATGATTTTATACGGTCAAACCAGTCGGCAACCTGTAAATCAATCTCAGCAATATTTATATTAATATCTTCTTTGATAATACATGCCGGTTCTGCTCCCGGTACAAACCGGCTTCGCAAACCGGCATGCCTGCCAACCAATGCTTTAAGCGCGTTGTTTATTACCAGGGGATCGGCATTGCCATCAACAAGCAAAGCTACCGGCACATTATAAGCAACCGAAAGCGGATTAATTGTCCAGTGATAATAGATACCCTTTTGAAAAGCACTTAAAGGATATACCGCTTCAGATACCTCTAAAGAAATCTGGCGATAAGGGATATATTGTTTATACGCACCGTTACCTATAAGCTGCGCTATACCCGCAAGTGTTGAGTTTTGATATAACGAGGCCACATCGATATCAGCATTCCACTGTTTAAGTATCTGTAATTGCAGGGCAACGGCTTTTAATGAATTACCTCCGTTTTCAAAAAAGTCATTAGCCGGATCAACTATTCGTCCTTTTAAAATTTGTTGCCAAATAGCTAAAATTTGCTGTTCGGTTTCGGAAAGCGAGCTGATGTATTGCGTCTGGCTTACACTATCTTCATGATTAATGGCATCCAGTTGCTGTATCACATCGTTAAAATCACCATGATGATATTGCTCCATTAACTTATACCGCTGTATTTTACCACTGGTAGTACGCGGAATGCTTTTTACTGGAAGTACATGCGTAAGATCTATCCCTGTTTTTTTAGCCACATAACTTTTTACAGTTTTAACGGTATCGGCAAATACTTCAGGTTTTCCTTTAAAAACAACAAAAGCAATTATTTCCTCCCGTTGTGTTTGTGGGTTAAAGCTACCGCCAATGGCAATTTTATTCAGTTCGATACCTGCAAGGTCCTGCGCCAAGGCTTCGATATCGTGAGCATAAAAATTCTGTCCGTTGCAAAAAAGGATATCCTTGCTACGACCGGTCAGGTAAACGCAGTCATCTTTAATAAACCCAATATCGCCGGTATTAAGCCAACCGTTATTATTGATAGCACTGTCAGTAGCGGTTTTATTGTTGTAATACCCGCTGGTTACAGATTCACCTTTAATCATTACAAAGCCTATGGTTCCGGCCGGAAGGTTATTGCCGGCTTCGTCTGCTATTTGCACGGTACAATAAGGAACCACCTTTCCGAGGTTTACAAAAACGGCCCCTTCGTTATCGACCGATATTATACTGACCTGTTCCCCTACCCCTAATTGTGTGCGACTAAGTTTTAAAGACAATACTTCGTCGTCAATTTTTGAAACTGATACAGCCAAACTATTCTCGGCTAAGCCATAAACCGGACATATGCTGTTAAAGGGTAGACCATATTGTTTAAAGGTTGAGATAAAATCGGAGCAGATGCGCGCCGAAATTGGCTCGGCTCCGTTATAGATGATCCTTATGTTACTTAAATCCCAGTTATATGTTTCCTGTTTTAAGCTTTTCATAAGATACTCATACCCAAAGTTTGGCGAACTTAGTACCGTAGCCTTGTAGCGGGTAGCAGCATCAAACCATATGGCAGGTCTTCTTATAAAAACATTTGTTGGTATAATATAGTGGTTGAGGCCACTAAATACCGGGCTGATGTGGAAACCTATAAGCCCCATATCATGGGTTAAGGGCATCCAGCTTAATAATGAATCGGCAGGGGTATATCCCGAGGCTATTTTTATGGCCTCAACATTAGTAAGCAAATTGCGATGTGTTAATACAACTCCTTTTGGCGTACCTGTTGAGCCCGATGAAAACTGTATAAATGCAATATCGTTTTCATTGGCCTGCTCAATTTTACCGGCTTGTGCTGCTTCTGACAAGCGATCAGGATATATGAGGCGGCTGCTCATTTGCTCATAAATATCGGCCAAGCCGTTTGCTATCGCAAATGCCTGAAGTTTATCGGCGTCGGTTGCTGATATCAAAAGCGATGGGGAGTTTAATACAGGCCAGATCCTGAACACTTTCATGCGGTGATCATGACCATTATCGGTTGCAAGCGGAACCGGTAAAATGCCACCTAAAATACAAGCCCAAAATGTTATAATGAAGTTTTGGTTATTATCAACCTGGAATACCAACTCATCACCTTTTTTAAGGCCCGCTGCCTGTAATGCACCCAGGCAGTTTAATGATGCTTCGTATAAACCGGCATATGAAAGGAAGCTTTCCTGGTGCATGCCGTTAATAAACGTAACACCAACATGGTGTGTGTTGGCCCTGTTTCTGATAAGATCGCAAAGGTTTTGATATTGCATAACTGATAGTTTGACCGCCAGCGGCCGGGTTATTCGGTATAATTAAAAGATATTGATTGGTTAGATGCCCTGTTTCCGGACGTCGTTCTTTTCCGGATGATTGTTTAAATGTTGGGCCGGTTTTGTTTTTGGGCGTACAAAAGTGTTTTATTGGCACCCTATATAATTAAAGAAATCTGAAGCCGGGATATAGCTATCGCTACTGTTAACTGTAATCCTGTATGCTTAAATATTTTTTTTGCAGGATTTGATAATTCAAAGGTGCATCATGAAATCAGTGATTACAAGCGGGGAAACTTTGTATTATGCGAAGCGTCTTATTTATATGCGTAACCCCGGTTTCACTATTCAAAAAGGCATTTGCTTTTATCAAAAAAATGGCGCTGCTTAGCTAAAAGCAATAAAGACGGGGAGTAATGAAGGGACAAACAGGGTGTGCGACATTATGTCAACACTGTACAAAGGTTGGGTAAGTTGCATGTGCTTGCGTTACTGATAATACGGTCCAGTAACGCAAGTGACAGAAGGGGGAATTTCTTAGAGTGTTCTGAGCAGGTTCTTTTTATAGCTTTCGCCGATGGGCAGTGTATGCTCTCCTTTTATAACGATCTCGTTATTGCCTATTATTTCTACAAACTTCAAATTCACGATATAGGATTTATGGGTTTGTACAAAACTGTTAAAGGGTAGTTTCTCAAGCAAGGTTTTCATGCTGGTATAAATAGTATGCACCTTGCCCGACATCATGGTAATCCTGACATAGTTGCTTAGCCCTTCAACATATATAATTTCATCGCAGTTAACTTTGATCACTTTTTTTGACGGACCTATTTGCAGAAATATAAAATTGCTTTCGGCGCCTACGGTTTGTGTTCTCTTTTTTGCGTACACTTTATCAAGCATCTGCAAAAAGCGATCATATGTAATTGGTTTCAGCAAAAAATCAATTGCATTAATATCGAAAGCCTGATAAGCATACTCTTTAAAGGCTGTTGAAAAAACAACTTCCGTTTTACCTTTTACAAGTTGCGCAAATTGGATCCCCGATAAATTAGGCATATCGATATCCAGAAAGAGCAAATCGGGTTTTACTTCGCCTTTCATAATTTTAGAGAGCGCAAGAACGGGGTTGTTATCAGAGCCGATAAGTTTCAGATCAGGGGTCATCTCAATATAATCTGCTAATACTTCTATAGCGTGATCCTCGTCATCTAAAATAAAGCACGAAAGTTTCATATGTTGATTGATAAATTGACGTTATATAGTTGGTTATGGTTATGGTCGTCTAAAGACAGTGAATAATTATCTTTTCCGAATGCTGATGTCAAACGCAATTCGGCATTATTAATACCAATTTTTGTAGAGTACTCAAGCCTGGTATTTTTTTTCAAATTACAAGTGGTAAATAAAAGCTTATCGTCGGTTATTTCAAGGTAAATGGTTGCCGGGTGTAACGCGTTAGTAAGATCCCCGTGTTTAAGCACATTTTCAACAAATGTCACCAATATCAATGGCGGGAAACGCAGGTCGCGGTGTATGACAGTTTCAAAATCAATATAAATGCCCTTATTAAACCTTAGTTTTGATATCTCGATAAGCTGGTTTATATGATCCACTTCATCCATGATATCAATTTTGCCATCCTGCCCGGTACCTCCCAATGAGTGCCTCATGATATTGGCAAGGATCATAACGCTTTGGGCAGCATCCGGCGAAGCCTTTCTGACGGTGTTATAAACAAAGTTTAAACTATTAAACAGTAAGTGCTGGTTAACTTGCGATAACAAGTAAGCGTTATCGAGCTTATAGCGTTCCCTTTCGCTTTCGAGCTGCTGGATTTTTAGCCGGTTTATATCCTTTATTTTTTCAATAAGGTATCCCACCAAA includes:
- a CDS encoding non-ribosomal peptide synthetase, with the protein product MQYQNLCDLIRNRANTHHVGVTFINGMHQESFLSYAGLYEASLNCLGALQAAGLKKGDELVFQVDNNQNFIITFWACILGGILPVPLATDNGHDHRMKVFRIWPVLNSPSLLISATDADKLQAFAIANGLADIYEQMSSRLIYPDRLSEAAQAGKIEQANENDIAFIQFSSGSTGTPKGVVLTHRNLLTNVEAIKIASGYTPADSLLSWMPLTHDMGLIGFHISPVFSGLNHYIIPTNVFIRRPAIWFDAATRYKATVLSSPNFGYEYLMKSLKQETYNWDLSNIRIIYNGAEPISARICSDFISTFKQYGLPFNSICPVYGLAENSLAVSVSKIDDEVLSLKLSRTQLGVGEQVSIISVDNEGAVFVNLGKVVPYCTVQIADEAGNNLPAGTIGFVMIKGESVTSGYYNNKTATDSAINNNGWLNTGDIGFIKDDCVYLTGRSKDILFCNGQNFYAHDIEALAQDLAGIELNKIAIGGSFNPQTQREEIIAFVVFKGKPEVFADTVKTVKSYVAKKTGIDLTHVLPVKSIPRTTSGKIQRYKLMEQYHHGDFNDVIQQLDAINHEDSVSQTQYISSLSETEQQILAIWQQILKGRIVDPANDFFENGGNSLKAVALQLQILKQWNADIDVASLYQNSTLAGIAQLIGNGAYKQYIPYRQISLEVSEAVYPLSAFQKGIYYHWTINPLSVAYNVPVALLVDGNADPLVINNALKALVGRHAGLRSRFVPGAEPACIIKEDININIAEIDLQVADWFDRIKSYVKPFNLHNDTLFRFTLLKISKARHILLLDFHHIVADGVSVNNFVQELLTLIDGGSLIAATQYRDYIAYEAERNKTVRPKAVDYWAEKTSGDWPVLNLPADHARPPHFDYRGERLFFKIDDLQRRRLTMLAKQQNCTLHVLLFTLYKILLYKYTGQSDIVIGIPVAVRNHPDFLDVFGMMVNNLAIRQPLNSNISVIETLRIEAHNMAQALVHKEFAFDEQVKLAAATRDTSRNQLFDTMFVFQNMVDGLMSTKNLSVTNYAFDPGISKYDLSLEIFDDGTLLKAGFEFCGALFNRDTIGRMANHFNNIINEVLAHPAQTVGKLSILGNDEITRLARYNTTQAVYPHGSTIQLLFEDQVFKTPDSVALIFNDEQLSYAALYARVKVLAMELQAAGLAPGAVAGIYLRRSPDLVVSILAVLITGATYLPLDTELPIGRVAFMLKDSRCGLLISNKGLSTTLLTENSLAGFNIFYVDSDHNTKSKIAAYPELNDAAYIIYTSGTTGNPKGVVIEQPSLINYITWAAKAYLKPGPEVFAFCTSVSFDLTITSIFTPLVTGNAIIIYDDAVHETIIETLINDNRATIAKLTPSHLRMLSSLYSKGMAIKSSIKTFVVGGEQLPGSLCSDIYDLFERDIDIYNEYGPTEATVGCMIHQYNPQEKYDAVPIGVPAANVRLYLLDDDFMHVPAGVPGQLYIAGDCLAKGYLFNQEATAAKFVPDPFFEGVKMYRSGDRGRLLPDGKMEYLGRLDSQVKINGYRIELAEIEQVLKQYPGISEAIVNVDKNASHPLISAWYISNTDIDSNELTAFLTSRLPYYMLPASVTRIYNVPLTSNHKIDFAALAVLSAPAPTTEVITPKDGIELSIIDIWKEVLNQTNLSTDANFFQMGGDSIKAFQISSRLLDLQINITARDILICQTIDQLMMRIKTDNLQAGNQQLPLAGDLELPPAASWFMARNFKYPGHYNQTLLFNLHRQPDVSLFEQAFDQVVKNHDGLRLNFDFAKNKLFYNHAHIENRFSIAVMAGKHLQSLSDVLMHLEQNTQNEFCIQTDLLLRGTLFNLGNGTSILAVSAHHLVIDGVSWRILLEELYRNYTALEQGSTPVVHSKSGSLNDWQTARNKRKTSAAYKAAVEGWTDNDDQQVSLLVDMPVRTQINHDTFKMKWVLNTIDMAYLLKDASTNFSFDTGLLLFGSFLQMMQQWTGNNHFFITNEYHGRDFDGFNFSKTIGWFTAIYPSLWKWEGDDLVEKLNYLKKQTSINSSKAVDYSIWRYNNKPGIHDVETAELQFNFLGEFGAELSNDLFSYSNKSPLLQSHPDNPMTAKIEANTMVINEKLHVEIIADSKVYLPATVCELMDIWASALQQMIADLKNNNLDAKGLQLSNVGLSQSEINDLFN
- a CDS encoding LytR/AlgR family response regulator transcription factor is translated as MKLSCFILDDEDHAIEVLADYIEMTPDLKLIGSDNNPVLALSKIMKGEVKPDLLFLDIDMPNLSGIQFAQLVKGKTEVVFSTAFKEYAYQAFDINAIDFLLKPITYDRFLQMLDKVYAKKRTQTVGAESNFIFLQIGPSKKVIKVNCDEIIYVEGLSNYVRITMMSGKVHTIYTSMKTLLEKLPFNSFVQTHKSYIVNLKFVEIIGNNEIVIKGEHTLPIGESYKKNLLRTL
- a CDS encoding sensor histidine kinase; this translates as MRNKLLLQHVLAWLIFISYEVLVSILLGAKKNLWGYLPYYILHIALFYTFVYVCRYFVDRFKQWWLLLIPATLVLFGVYLGLIIFSKAFFARTGLSGEVFDLNAMLIIGSVWRGVYFILLGSTYCLVGYLIEKIKDINRLKIQQLESERERYKLDNAYLLSQVNQHLLFNSLNFVYNTVRKASPDAAQSVMILANIMRHSLGGTGQDGKIDIMDEVDHINQLIEISKLRFNKGIYIDFETVIHRDLRFPPLILVTFVENVLKHGDLTNALHPATIYLEITDDKLLFTTCNLKKNTRLEYSTKIGINNAELRLTSAFGKDNYSLSLDDHNHNQLYNVNLSINI